Proteins co-encoded in one Schaalia radingae genomic window:
- the hpt gene encoding hypoxanthine phosphoribosyltransferase: MDAQDMGEDLEKVLLTEQQISDRLEEMAAQIDADYEGEEILMVGVLRGAIMVMADLSRKIHCPLEMDWMAVSSYGSGTRSSGVVRILKDLDTDVHGRHVLIVEDIIDSGLTLSWLKDNLETRGAASVKIATLLRKPDAVKVDVDVTYVGFDIPNEFVVGYGLDFAESYRHLPFVGTLAPHVYGGTERH; encoded by the coding sequence GTGGACGCTCAAGACATGGGTGAAGACCTCGAGAAGGTTCTCTTAACCGAGCAGCAGATCAGCGACAGGCTCGAGGAAATGGCGGCGCAGATTGACGCCGACTATGAGGGCGAAGAGATCTTGATGGTTGGTGTGCTGCGCGGCGCCATCATGGTGATGGCGGACCTGTCACGCAAGATTCACTGCCCCCTCGAAATGGACTGGATGGCAGTGTCGTCATACGGTTCCGGTACTCGATCATCGGGTGTGGTGCGGATCCTCAAAGACCTCGACACTGATGTTCACGGCCGTCACGTCCTCATCGTTGAAGACATCATCGACTCTGGACTGACACTGTCGTGGCTCAAGGACAACCTGGAGACGCGGGGAGCGGCCTCGGTGAAAATCGCAACCCTTTTGCGCAAGCCGGACGCGGTGAAAGTCGATGTCGATGTGACATATGTGGGATTCGATATTCCCAACGAGTTCGTCGTGGGATACGGACTCGACTTTGCTGAAAGCTACCGCCACCTGCCCTTCGTCGGCACCCTCGCACCTCACGTGTACGGCGGGACCGAACGGCACTGA
- the folE gene encoding GTP cyclohydrolase I FolE: MMYDQAGVEQAIRDLLVAIGEDPERDGLKDTPARMGRSFRELVGGLAEDPREHLRTTFTTGTNEMVLVRDIEFFSLCEHHLLPFHGKAHVGYIPSDGTVTGLSKLARLVEGYARRPQVQERLTSQIADAMVEILHPQGVTVILEAEHMCMTMRGVSKPGCSTVTSAMRGVMNNAATRSEMMALVMRGRP, encoded by the coding sequence CTGATGTATGACCAAGCTGGTGTCGAACAGGCAATTCGCGACCTTCTGGTGGCAATTGGGGAGGATCCAGAGCGTGACGGGTTGAAAGACACACCTGCACGCATGGGCCGCTCCTTTAGGGAACTGGTCGGCGGCCTGGCTGAAGATCCGCGTGAGCACTTGCGCACGACCTTCACAACCGGGACGAATGAAATGGTGCTCGTCCGGGACATTGAGTTCTTCTCACTGTGCGAGCACCATCTGCTGCCCTTCCACGGCAAGGCCCACGTTGGCTACATCCCCTCTGACGGCACAGTCACCGGATTGTCGAAGCTGGCACGCCTTGTTGAGGGGTACGCACGCCGGCCCCAGGTGCAGGAACGCCTGACAAGTCAAATTGCCGACGCAATGGTGGAGATCCTGCACCCGCAGGGCGTTACCGTCATCCTCGAGGCCGAACACATGTGTATGACAATGCGCGGAGTTTCCAAGCCGGGCTGCTCCACCGTGACATCAGCGATGCGCGGCGTCATGAACAATGCCGCCACCCGCTCAGAGATGATGGCGCTGGTCATGAGGGGGCGGCCATGA
- the dacB gene encoding D-alanyl-D-alanine carboxypeptidase/D-alanyl-D-alanine endopeptidase, with translation MGDVYDVVPGLLTISAPVQAVAPPDLASQSGLNIPDATGQSDGQSSTLNITDSASAPAPTAAQIQTLWSPVAQAAQEGKWKAWAVVMDALTGEVLLDADGTGVHVPASTAKILTATTILTHIDANTRLRTETFLTDTTLHLWGEGDLLLSSDEGDPTAIDGHAGLADLARQTADGLKERGVTSVTLNWNNDIFDGPARLSAWTTQEVASYEGQVGAFAIDRGAYGYARFDPTFDPGRDVATTFAEHLRDEGITVELGSDGDSTPPPTVSSSDTASSGTTTADAPAQASKSDELAVVYSATLGQQIRTMLHDSDNTLADQLCRIAARRAGYDASYTGSTQMVSDTIATMGIDTTGLSLEDCSGLSSNDRLTGHILVDTLHASMTSENSQVRDVIRFLPWGGLEGTVRARFPDTPAGGNLQAKTGSLSTVSTLAGAVSTADGRQLLFAIGHDNVPNDGAYSTRPILDDFVAGLAALRAQ, from the coding sequence GTGGGCGATGTCTACGATGTCGTGCCGGGCCTCCTGACGATCTCCGCGCCAGTTCAGGCCGTCGCGCCACCAGATCTGGCATCCCAGTCGGGGCTGAACATTCCCGATGCCACCGGCCAGTCTGATGGCCAGTCATCGACTCTGAACATCACCGATTCTGCCTCAGCTCCCGCTCCCACCGCCGCGCAGATCCAGACCTTGTGGTCACCAGTTGCGCAGGCCGCGCAGGAGGGCAAATGGAAAGCGTGGGCAGTGGTGATGGATGCGCTGACAGGGGAGGTGCTGCTCGACGCTGACGGCACGGGCGTGCACGTGCCAGCTTCGACAGCAAAAATCCTCACCGCAACGACAATCCTGACGCACATCGATGCGAACACCCGCCTGCGCACCGAAACCTTCCTGACCGACACAACACTGCACTTGTGGGGCGAGGGCGACCTGCTGCTGTCTTCTGACGAGGGCGACCCGACCGCCATCGATGGCCACGCAGGGCTGGCTGACCTGGCTCGCCAGACAGCAGACGGCCTGAAGGAACGCGGCGTCACCTCGGTGACCTTGAACTGGAACAACGACATTTTCGACGGCCCGGCACGCCTGAGTGCGTGGACGACGCAGGAAGTGGCTTCCTACGAAGGTCAGGTCGGCGCATTCGCGATCGACCGCGGCGCCTACGGCTATGCGCGATTTGATCCCACCTTCGATCCTGGACGGGACGTTGCCACCACGTTCGCCGAGCACCTACGCGACGAAGGAATTACCGTCGAACTTGGATCTGACGGTGATTCCACACCGCCACCAACCGTCAGCTCATCCGACACCGCGTCGTCGGGAACCACTACAGCAGATGCACCCGCTCAGGCAAGCAAGTCCGATGAACTGGCAGTCGTGTATTCGGCGACGCTCGGGCAGCAGATTCGCACGATGCTGCACGACTCTGACAACACGCTGGCCGACCAACTGTGCAGAATCGCAGCGCGCCGGGCTGGATATGACGCGAGCTATACAGGGTCAACGCAGATGGTGTCCGATACGATCGCCACGATGGGAATTGACACAACCGGCCTGTCCCTTGAGGACTGCTCCGGCCTGTCGAGCAACGACCGCTTGACGGGGCACATTTTGGTCGACACGCTCCACGCGAGTATGACCTCCGAAAACTCTCAGGTGCGTGACGTCATTCGATTCCTACCGTGGGGAGGACTGGAAGGAACTGTTCGGGCACGCTTCCCCGACACCCCGGCAGGCGGGAACCTGCAGGCCAAAACGGGATCCCTGTCTACTGTGTCCACGCTGGCAGGAGCGGTCAGCACTGCTGATGGTCGTCAGCTTCTGTTCGCCATCGGGCACGACAATGTTCCAAACGATGGTGCGTACTCCACTCGACCGATTCTGGACGACTTCGTAGCCGGCCTGGCCGCTCTTCGAGCTCAGTGA
- the ftsH gene encoding ATP-dependent zinc metalloprotease FtsH, whose amino-acid sequence MAEKKKKKINWLYVIIPVLAVIILASMLGRLFGPSTVDTSEGLKILEGNTVERVMVNDSTQQINLTLSEPYTHKAVDEMDRERNFGTQISFTYVRAQADDILSTVKDLEPTKGWNAYYPQPSAWMTMLQLFLPVLLIFALIWFFASRMMGTRMMGSFGQSRVREINQERPDITFDDVAGEDEAVEELEEIREFLVAPEKFHKVGAKIPRGVMLYGPPGTGKTLLAKAVAGEANVPFFSIAGSEFMELYVGMGAKRVRDLFDKAKESAPAIVFVDEIDAVGRHRGSGIGGGNDEREQTLNQLLVELDGFDERTNVILIAATNRPDVLDPALLRPGRFDRQIAVEAPDLKGRAAILKVHSHGKPMTDDVDLQQIAKRTPGFTGADLANVLNEAALLTARSNADLIDNRAIDEAIDRVIAGPQKRTRVMNDHDKAVTAYHEGGHALCAAALRYTDPVTKVTILPRGRALGYTMVMPTEDRFNKTRNQLLDDLVYSMGGRVAEELVFRDPSTGAANDIEKATQSARAMVTDYGMSDRVGLVKLGQSNTDPFVGREMGRGEGRDVSETLAGIIDEEVRRLLDDATREAWQILTKNRHVLDDLAQRLLDEETLNEKELAQIFEPVIKQPEREVWNYQADAAIEGARFGDPIGVNTEEPPTQQAPTLAPDTHGEPASSTPTPGSTTAGEPVAPPSTGPAAGPEAGTQH is encoded by the coding sequence GTGGCTGAAAAGAAAAAGAAGAAAATCAACTGGCTGTACGTGATCATCCCCGTGCTCGCGGTCATCATTCTTGCCTCCATGCTCGGAAGACTTTTCGGACCGTCAACTGTTGACACCTCTGAAGGGCTGAAGATCCTTGAAGGCAACACTGTTGAACGCGTCATGGTCAATGACTCGACCCAGCAGATCAACCTCACGTTGTCCGAGCCGTACACGCACAAGGCAGTGGACGAGATGGACCGCGAGCGCAACTTCGGGACCCAAATCTCCTTTACCTACGTGCGCGCCCAGGCTGATGACATCTTGTCAACGGTGAAGGATCTGGAGCCGACGAAGGGGTGGAACGCGTACTACCCGCAGCCCAGCGCCTGGATGACGATGCTGCAGCTCTTCTTGCCGGTCCTGCTGATTTTCGCTCTGATCTGGTTCTTCGCATCACGCATGATGGGCACACGCATGATGGGCAGTTTCGGCCAGTCCCGCGTGCGCGAAATCAACCAGGAACGCCCTGATATCACATTTGATGATGTGGCCGGTGAAGATGAAGCCGTTGAGGAACTTGAAGAGATCCGTGAGTTCCTGGTCGCACCAGAAAAGTTCCATAAGGTCGGTGCGAAAATTCCGCGTGGCGTCATGCTGTACGGGCCTCCCGGAACAGGTAAGACACTGCTTGCCAAGGCAGTTGCCGGCGAGGCCAACGTGCCGTTCTTCTCCATTGCAGGCTCGGAGTTCATGGAACTGTATGTCGGCATGGGTGCCAAGCGTGTGCGCGACCTGTTTGATAAAGCCAAAGAATCGGCTCCTGCCATCGTTTTCGTCGACGAGATTGATGCAGTTGGGCGTCATCGCGGCTCCGGCATTGGCGGTGGAAACGATGAACGTGAGCAGACGCTGAACCAGCTGCTGGTTGAGCTCGACGGCTTCGATGAACGCACCAACGTCATCTTGATTGCCGCGACGAACCGACCTGACGTCCTCGACCCTGCCTTGCTGCGTCCGGGGCGTTTTGATCGCCAGATCGCAGTGGAGGCACCGGATCTGAAGGGCCGCGCTGCAATTCTGAAGGTTCACTCTCACGGCAAGCCGATGACGGACGATGTGGATCTGCAGCAGATCGCCAAACGCACCCCCGGTTTTACCGGCGCTGACCTGGCGAACGTGCTCAACGAGGCCGCATTGCTGACGGCCCGCTCGAATGCGGACCTCATTGACAACCGCGCGATCGACGAGGCCATTGACCGCGTCATCGCCGGCCCGCAAAAGCGTACCCGAGTGATGAATGATCACGATAAGGCAGTCACTGCCTACCATGAGGGTGGCCACGCGCTGTGCGCGGCGGCACTGCGCTATACGGATCCGGTGACAAAGGTGACGATCCTGCCGCGTGGACGCGCACTGGGCTACACGATGGTGATGCCGACTGAGGACCGTTTCAACAAGACACGCAACCAGCTGCTTGACGACCTCGTGTACTCGATGGGTGGCCGCGTTGCTGAAGAGCTGGTATTCCGTGACCCCTCGACAGGTGCCGCCAACGACATTGAGAAGGCGACGCAGTCCGCGCGTGCGATGGTGACGGATTACGGCATGTCGGATCGTGTCGGCCTGGTCAAACTCGGCCAGTCCAACACGGACCCGTTCGTGGGTCGCGAGATGGGACGAGGTGAAGGACGCGACGTGTCCGAAACACTGGCGGGCATCATTGACGAGGAAGTGCGCCGGCTCCTAGATGACGCGACGCGTGAAGCGTGGCAGATCCTGACGAAGAACCGTCACGTCCTTGACGACCTGGCGCAGCGCCTGCTCGACGAGGAAACCCTCAACGAAAAGGAACTGGCTCAGATCTTCGAACCTGTCATCAAGCAGCCGGAGCGAGAAGTCTGGAACTACCAGGCGGACGCTGCGATCGAAGGTGCCCGTTTTGGTGATCCGATCGGCGTGAACACCGAGGAGCCGCCCACCCAGCAGGCTCCCACCCTCGCCCCTGACACTCACGGCGAGCCTGCCTCGTCAACCCCGACGCCGGGGTCGACCACTGCGGGTGAACCCGTGGCACCACCCTCGACGGGCCCAGCAGCCGGCCCAGAGGCGGGGACGCAGCACTGA
- the folP gene encoding dihydropteroate synthase, which yields MTETGRTPLLPDGMTLPSDRTLVMGILNVTPDSFSDGGQWNDTDRALDHAHAMLNAGADLIDVGGESTRPHSQRISADEEWDRIGSVITALAAEGVVVSVDTLHAATARRAGEAGAAIINDVSGGCFDPDMNDVVASTGCAYIVQHWRGLPGTTGESFDYTNVVEDVIAETCAQIDKAVAAGVAPERIIFDPGLGFSLTNEQSWLIVDHMERLNESGYPVLIGASRKRFLAHSHPDGPDAATLEVTRQAIEANMWAVRVHHVDDHATMVRSTCR from the coding sequence ATGACTGAAACCGGGCGCACACCTTTACTTCCAGATGGGATGACACTTCCGAGCGACCGCACCCTCGTCATGGGGATCCTCAACGTCACGCCCGACTCTTTTTCAGATGGCGGCCAGTGGAACGACACCGACCGTGCTCTCGATCATGCACACGCCATGCTCAACGCCGGTGCAGACCTCATCGACGTGGGGGGAGAATCAACACGGCCGCACTCTCAGCGCATCTCAGCTGACGAAGAATGGGACCGCATCGGCTCGGTCATTACTGCTTTGGCCGCCGAGGGGGTCGTTGTCTCCGTGGATACACTCCACGCCGCAACTGCCAGGCGTGCCGGCGAGGCGGGGGCAGCCATTATCAACGACGTGTCGGGAGGCTGTTTCGACCCGGATATGAATGACGTTGTGGCCAGCACCGGCTGCGCGTATATCGTCCAGCACTGGAGAGGCCTGCCGGGTACCACTGGTGAATCATTCGACTACACCAATGTGGTCGAGGACGTTATCGCTGAAACGTGCGCACAGATCGACAAGGCTGTGGCTGCAGGGGTGGCACCCGAGCGAATCATCTTCGATCCAGGTTTAGGATTCTCATTGACGAACGAGCAATCATGGCTCATCGTCGACCATATGGAGCGCTTGAACGAATCCGGCTATCCTGTGCTCATCGGAGCGTCGCGCAAGCGTTTCCTCGCCCACTCACATCCAGACGGGCCGGACGCAGCTACCCTTGAGGTGACGCGTCAGGCGATTGAGGCGAATATGTGGGCGGTGCGCGTGCATCACGTGGACGATCATGCCACGATGGTTCGAAGCACTTGCCGCTAG
- the folB gene encoding dihydroneopterin aldolase, whose translation MARKLDIITLRGLSAAGRHGVFDSERESEQPFHVDISLWVDTTEAAHSDDIDQTVSYADIAEEAVAVLSGPSVSLLETLAQRVADAALAHPRVEGVEVTVHKPMAPLAQQFSDVLVTIRRGTCDEAPLHVETLQRADEVEDARGPLEKSSPTLPPLPPVPASLVQRPVADNTSAVREHPGEAKTAGSSNRRVDYAIVLPPRRTSTYQPHGLDDAAQTRHVVLALGGNEGNAPVTLAAAVGKLIDLDGFEVDNVSPLLRTQAVIDEGTAPQRDYWNAVVLGRTTLDAEELLLRCQGFEAELGRVRHEHWGPRTVDIDIVTVEGTTCHTPTLTLPHPYVHQRAFVLVPWNMADPLAELVDAHGNATSVAQLALAAPDRNGIRDAVTDWLDDPASVMDESDRVLASQVDEPLSKLDLLPPESKIGLRPSESGTDVLWRNLWKQWQSSPLDNSERHEQAEAPAQASSDVPTDVSADALPTPPAPSDAARREQEDVPAEAPVDEPADLPADQPINESADEPLAADEPVAGSQQGGYELPEPPVASTREDMSDTSEIMIPSSLLRRRSVRWVPVRSEHNSGEGKRAYTDAESDPDAGADDPVPEGDTRGRRGAASRSTSRRGKAHVPALPDWNFQSSSPARIIDDADEAPVRRRSILDPHIADQFPHGPLPDDETTTTSVVRGRTVRPTVTGHIPVIRRDEGQAQ comes from the coding sequence ATGGCACGGAAGCTGGACATCATCACCTTACGAGGCTTGAGCGCAGCCGGACGGCACGGAGTATTCGACTCCGAACGCGAATCAGAACAGCCTTTCCACGTTGACATCTCCCTGTGGGTAGACACCACTGAAGCAGCCCACTCCGACGACATCGACCAGACAGTGTCCTACGCGGACATAGCTGAAGAAGCAGTCGCCGTTTTGTCCGGGCCTTCCGTGTCCCTGCTCGAAACACTGGCGCAGCGCGTAGCCGATGCCGCTCTGGCGCATCCGCGCGTCGAAGGCGTGGAAGTGACCGTCCATAAGCCGATGGCACCGCTGGCCCAGCAATTCTCGGATGTCCTTGTCACGATTCGCCGCGGCACGTGCGATGAGGCACCGCTGCATGTCGAAACGTTGCAGCGAGCCGATGAAGTTGAGGATGCTCGCGGCCCCCTCGAAAAATCCAGTCCGACATTGCCGCCCCTGCCACCGGTGCCCGCATCGTTGGTGCAGCGTCCGGTAGCTGACAACACCTCCGCTGTACGTGAGCATCCGGGCGAGGCTAAGACAGCCGGCAGCTCTAACAGGAGAGTGGACTACGCGATAGTGCTGCCACCGCGTCGCACCTCCACCTACCAGCCTCACGGACTGGATGATGCCGCGCAAACTCGTCACGTTGTCCTTGCTTTGGGCGGCAACGAAGGCAATGCGCCCGTCACGCTGGCCGCCGCCGTCGGCAAGCTCATTGACTTGGACGGTTTTGAAGTTGATAACGTGTCGCCGCTGCTGCGTACTCAGGCAGTCATTGACGAGGGGACAGCCCCGCAGCGCGATTACTGGAATGCCGTTGTGCTTGGACGCACGACGCTCGACGCTGAAGAGCTGCTCTTACGGTGCCAGGGCTTCGAAGCCGAGTTGGGCAGAGTGCGCCACGAACACTGGGGGCCGCGCACAGTGGACATCGACATCGTCACCGTGGAAGGCACGACGTGCCATACACCCACGCTGACCCTGCCTCATCCATACGTACATCAGCGCGCGTTTGTCCTTGTTCCCTGGAATATGGCCGATCCGCTCGCGGAACTGGTGGATGCGCACGGCAATGCCACATCCGTTGCTCAACTCGCATTAGCTGCACCGGATCGCAACGGAATACGCGATGCGGTGACAGACTGGTTGGACGATCCAGCCAGCGTCATGGACGAATCGGATCGTGTCCTTGCCTCACAGGTGGATGAACCGCTGTCGAAACTTGATCTGTTGCCACCGGAATCCAAGATCGGGCTGCGTCCCAGCGAATCTGGTACGGATGTCCTGTGGCGCAATCTGTGGAAACAGTGGCAAAGCTCGCCCCTCGACAATTCTGAACGCCATGAACAGGCCGAAGCGCCTGCCCAAGCGTCAAGCGACGTGCCCACCGACGTGTCAGCCGACGCTTTACCAACGCCGCCTGCGCCCAGTGACGCAGCAAGGCGCGAGCAGGAAGACGTGCCCGCTGAAGCGCCAGTCGACGAGCCAGCCGACCTGCCGGCCGACCAGCCAATCAACGAGTCAGCCGATGAGCCGCTTGCCGCCGACGAACCAGTGGCCGGGTCGCAGCAGGGCGGATACGAATTGCCGGAGCCACCCGTTGCCTCCACGCGTGAGGATATGTCGGACACATCGGAGATCATGATCCCTTCATCCCTGCTTCGGCGCCGCTCTGTACGGTGGGTGCCTGTGCGTTCGGAGCACAACTCAGGCGAGGGGAAGCGCGCCTACACCGACGCTGAATCTGATCCTGATGCCGGCGCCGATGATCCTGTGCCTGAGGGCGATACTCGTGGTAGACGAGGCGCAGCCTCTCGGAGTACGAGCCGACGCGGGAAGGCGCATGTTCCTGCGCTGCCGGACTGGAATTTCCAGTCTTCCTCCCCGGCGCGCATTATCGACGATGCGGACGAGGCGCCCGTGCGGCGCCGTTCAATCCTCGATCCACATATCGCTGACCAGTTCCCACATGGGCCACTGCCAGACGATGAGACAACGACCACTTCGGTGGTGCGTGGACGAACAGTGCGACCGACGGTGACGGGGCATATCCCTGTCATCAGGCGCGATGAGGGACAGGCTCAATGA
- a CDS encoding inorganic diphosphatase, producing the protein MEFDVTIEIPKGNRNKYEIDHETGRIRLDRMLFTSTRYPDDYGFIDDTLGEDGDPLDALVLLEEPTFPGCVIRCRALGMFRMRDEKGGDDKVLCVPASDQRASWRTEIEDVSEYHRLEIQHFFEVYKDLEPGKSVEGAHWVGREDAEEEIRRSYARARQAEAGEHAHE; encoded by the coding sequence ATGGAATTCGACGTGACGATTGAGATCCCGAAGGGCAATCGTAATAAATACGAGATTGATCACGAGACCGGTCGTATTCGTCTGGATCGCATGCTGTTCACGTCGACCCGCTATCCCGATGATTACGGTTTCATTGATGACACGCTCGGCGAGGACGGCGACCCTCTGGACGCATTGGTGTTGCTCGAAGAGCCCACATTCCCGGGATGCGTGATCCGCTGCCGCGCTTTGGGCATGTTCCGCATGCGCGACGAGAAAGGCGGCGACGATAAGGTTCTGTGTGTTCCAGCTTCCGATCAACGCGCGTCGTGGCGCACAGAAATTGAAGACGTGTCGGAATACCATCGTCTTGAAATTCAGCACTTCTTCGAGGTGTACAAGGACCTCGAACCCGGCAAGTCGGTCGAAGGCGCACACTGGGTGGGCCGTGAAGACGCCGAGGAGGAAATCCGTCGCTCCTACGCGCGAGCCAGACAAGCCGAAGCTGGCGAGCACGCGCACGAGTAG
- a CDS encoding zinc-dependent metalloprotease has protein sequence MNRTAQWHRLGRLMSSATLAGPTVSHSAAAATVGRLRRAISRTNPLLAGLSSLPEAAEHVASAPVLIVDRRAAVQIISQITDQFITAGLDLTDQAPSSRSFLASPLTTLSEIGVLRTVAPHVKGIWDPFGQRRIFIAPSVLEAAQRGTLDHKDFSSWVAIRAGLWGILFSAAPWLRDELSITAAKFPSSTAQLARLVMMMDGIVRAQMEQISPRQISSARWIRNNAPESAGMTGLMELRRLGASVRSIEAERQGAFSFARHVVLDGQVATLLSDRTHMPTREELVSYESWRDRVV, from the coding sequence ATGAATCGGACAGCACAATGGCACCGCTTGGGGCGCCTCATGTCCAGCGCGACCCTGGCCGGCCCGACCGTCAGCCATTCAGCTGCAGCGGCAACAGTAGGCAGACTACGCAGAGCAATTTCACGCACCAACCCCCTGCTTGCTGGCTTATCCAGCCTTCCCGAAGCTGCCGAGCACGTGGCTTCAGCGCCCGTGCTGATCGTGGATCGCCGCGCCGCCGTCCAAATCATTTCCCAGATCACCGACCAGTTCATTACCGCCGGACTGGACCTGACTGACCAGGCCCCCTCATCGCGATCCTTCCTTGCATCGCCTCTGACTACCCTGAGCGAAATCGGCGTGCTCCGCACCGTTGCGCCGCACGTGAAAGGAATTTGGGACCCATTCGGACAGCGACGCATCTTCATCGCACCCTCCGTTCTTGAAGCCGCCCAGCGCGGCACACTCGACCACAAGGATTTCAGCTCATGGGTAGCGATCCGTGCCGGACTGTGGGGCATCCTCTTCTCAGCCGCACCCTGGCTGCGTGACGAGCTGTCAATCACTGCCGCGAAGTTCCCCTCGTCCACAGCGCAGCTGGCCCGATTGGTCATGATGATGGACGGGATCGTGCGCGCGCAGATGGAACAAATTTCTCCGCGCCAGATCTCCTCGGCACGCTGGATCCGCAACAATGCGCCTGAGTCTGCCGGCATGACTGGGTTGATGGAGCTGCGGCGCCTGGGCGCATCCGTGCGTTCTATTGAGGCAGAACGCCAGGGAGCGTTCTCCTTTGCCCGCCACGTCGTCCTCGATGGTCAGGTCGCCACACTGTTGTCTGACCGTACCCATATGCCCACGCGCGAAGAGCTTGTCTCCTACGAATCGTGGCGCGACCGTGTCGTGTGA
- the tilS gene encoding tRNA lysidine(34) synthetase TilS, whose product MSCESRASQLVGSTPTGAVRRLSLATRRCLQQIINEGVPTAVVVGVSGGPDSLALLVVATDLCRRWNIPVAGVYVDHHIRPESSNEARHVYDVVQSVGAHPAIMDADMEAYREGGPEARARSARRDALVRYATQWARESGTTAATILLGHTMDDQAETVMLRLARGSGAHSLSAMRRRDLMECGGVAITWLRPLLDQRRVDTHQVCRDLKLAWVDDPTNAVDGPWRASDGSALRRAAVRQWALPALERALGVDPIPALARSADMLGEDDAYLSAQAGDLFDACVRESEGARDGRSSEAEGVRGAERGQVDACEQSEDNDSARGKASRGRGRHWIVDCTKLADLAAPIRRRVLHRLLAQVSNSPGSVSSVHVRQLDEMALSGAHGTRIDVPGGHARVERSGPRRSMRRLIVERVE is encoded by the coding sequence GTGTCGTGTGAGTCCCGCGCCTCACAACTGGTTGGCTCGACCCCGACAGGTGCCGTCCGGCGATTGTCGCTGGCAACACGCCGCTGCCTGCAGCAGATCATAAACGAGGGCGTCCCGACCGCCGTTGTGGTTGGAGTATCCGGCGGACCAGACTCCCTGGCCTTGTTGGTAGTCGCCACCGACCTGTGCAGACGGTGGAATATCCCGGTAGCCGGTGTTTACGTTGATCACCACATTCGGCCTGAATCCTCCAACGAGGCCCGCCATGTGTATGACGTGGTGCAGTCTGTGGGCGCACACCCGGCAATTATGGATGCTGACATGGAGGCGTATCGCGAAGGCGGACCAGAGGCTCGTGCACGTTCGGCGCGGCGGGACGCCCTTGTCCGCTATGCGACGCAATGGGCACGAGAAAGCGGCACGACAGCAGCGACGATTCTTCTCGGTCACACAATGGATGACCAGGCCGAGACAGTAATGCTGCGCCTGGCCCGCGGATCGGGTGCGCATTCTTTATCTGCTATGCGCAGGCGTGACCTGATGGAATGTGGTGGGGTAGCGATCACGTGGCTGCGGCCCCTGCTTGATCAGCGTCGCGTTGATACTCACCAGGTGTGTCGGGATCTGAAGCTCGCGTGGGTCGATGATCCGACCAATGCGGTCGATGGGCCGTGGCGTGCATCTGATGGCAGTGCGCTGCGTCGTGCTGCAGTGCGCCAGTGGGCACTGCCTGCTCTGGAACGTGCGCTGGGAGTTGATCCGATTCCGGCGCTTGCGCGAAGCGCCGACATGCTCGGAGAAGATGACGCCTATCTCAGCGCACAGGCCGGCGACCTGTTCGATGCGTGTGTGCGCGAAAGCGAGGGAGCTCGAGACGGACGGTCGTCGGAAGCTGAGGGCGTCCGGGGTGCAGAACGCGGGCAGGTAGATGCCTGTGAGCAGTCAGAGGACAATGACAGTGCTCGCGGCAAAGCTTCGCGTGGCCGCGGGCGACACTGGATCGTTGACTGCACCAAGTTGGCAGACCTGGCAGCTCCTATCCGCAGGCGCGTTTTGCACCGACTCCTGGCTCAGGTGTCGAACTCACCAGGTTCCGTCTCTTCTGTCCACGTCAGGCAGCTTGACGAGATGGCGCTTAGCGGCGCTCACGGGACCCGTATCGACGTGCCGGGTGGGCACGCGAGGGTGGAGCGGTCCGGACCTCGTCGATCGATGCGACGCCTGATCGTGGAACGTGTCGAGTGA